Proteins encoded together in one Candidatus Sericytochromatia bacterium window:
- a CDS encoding PHP domain-containing protein: MTRDDVIAALEEMATLLELAGENPFKVRAFQNGARVLESISEPLAEMIASGALRTVKGIGSGLFQDIRCLVETGSLPALDALRARTPAGLLEMMELPGLGVKKVRALHDGLGIASVGELEYAISENRLLELSGFGHKTQAKLSDAIVFWKRHRGQRLLADVLGPAELLLSAIEQRVTGRATLVGDLRRRCETVDRIEILLCGVDPVQASLALGAVPGLEAAEGDWAYHGMPVYVHHASPSEEGLALLFQTGSAGFLVELVELARAQGFHLSREGLRQGDRPLEAPSEAQVFETLGLWPMPPETRETGRLADWSRQVPSPQLVVLSDIQGAFHLHSHYSDGSATLAELVHRARAMGWRYLGISDHSETAVYARGLRRERVAEQLAEINGLRETFPDIVIFSGIEADILADGDLDYDDETLSRFDFVIGSVHARHGQDGDTMTKRLVKALAHPRLTMLGHLSGRLLLAREASAIDMEAVLTAAAQHRKVIELNANPHRLDIDWRWLPRARELGIPIAINPDAHSLEGMSDVRWGVEMARKGGLNRAQVWNTRPAEAIEAELRE; the protein is encoded by the coding sequence ATGACCAGAGATGACGTGATCGCGGCACTCGAAGAGATGGCCACCCTGCTGGAACTGGCAGGCGAAAACCCTTTCAAGGTGCGCGCCTTCCAGAACGGCGCGCGGGTGCTGGAATCGATCAGTGAACCACTGGCCGAGATGATCGCCAGCGGTGCTTTGCGCACGGTCAAGGGCATTGGCAGCGGACTGTTTCAGGACATCCGCTGCCTGGTGGAAACCGGTAGCCTGCCGGCGCTGGATGCGCTGCGCGCGCGCACGCCGGCGGGTCTGCTCGAAATGATGGAGCTGCCGGGGTTGGGCGTCAAAAAGGTACGCGCGTTGCACGACGGGCTGGGCATCGCGAGCGTCGGAGAGTTGGAGTACGCCATCTCCGAGAACCGCTTGCTGGAACTGTCGGGGTTTGGGCACAAGACCCAGGCCAAGCTGTCGGATGCCATCGTCTTCTGGAAACGCCATCGCGGGCAGCGCCTGCTGGCTGACGTGCTGGGTCCCGCCGAGCTACTGCTCAGCGCCATCGAACAACGGGTCACAGGACGTGCCACCCTGGTGGGCGACCTGCGACGGCGATGTGAAACGGTCGATCGCATCGAGATCTTGCTCTGCGGTGTGGACCCAGTTCAGGCGTCGCTGGCTCTGGGGGCTGTGCCCGGGCTGGAAGCCGCTGAAGGCGACTGGGCCTACCACGGGATGCCCGTGTACGTTCACCATGCTTCACCTTCTGAGGAAGGCCTTGCCTTGCTCTTCCAAACCGGCAGTGCAGGCTTTCTGGTCGAACTGGTCGAGCTCGCACGCGCACAGGGTTTTCACCTGTCACGAGAAGGCCTCCGGCAGGGCGATCGCCCCCTCGAGGCCCCCTCGGAAGCGCAGGTTTTCGAGACGCTCGGGCTCTGGCCGATGCCCCCCGAGACGCGGGAAACGGGCCGCCTGGCCGACTGGTCTCGCCAGGTGCCTTCCCCCCAACTGGTCGTGCTCTCGGATATCCAGGGGGCCTTTCACCTTCACAGCCACTACAGTGACGGCAGCGCGACGCTGGCGGAACTGGTCCATCGGGCCAGGGCAATGGGCTGGCGCTATCTCGGCATTTCCGATCACAGTGAAACCGCCGTCTATGCGCGAGGCCTGCGACGCGAGCGCGTGGCTGAACAACTGGCGGAAATCAATGGCTTGCGGGAGACATTCCCGGATATTGTGATCTTCTCGGGCATCGAAGCCGATATCCTGGCGGACGGGGATCTCGACTACGATGACGAGACCTTGAGCCGCTTCGACTTCGTGATTGGCTCGGTGCACGCGCGTCACGGCCAGGATGGCGACACGATGACGAAACGCCTGGTGAAGGCCCTCGCCCACCCTCGTTTGACCATGCTCGGCCACCTGAGTGGTCGTTTGCTGCTGGCGCGGGAGGCCAGCGCCATCGACATGGAAGCGGTGTTGACCGCCGCCGCCCAACACCGCAAGGTGATCGAATTGAACGCCAACCCGCATCGACTGGATATCGATTGGCGCTGGCTGCCGCGCGCGCGGGAGCTGGGAATCCCGATCGCCATCAACCCGGACGCGCACAGCCTGGAAGGGATGTCGGACGTCCGCTGGGGCGTGGAGATGGCACGCAAGGGGGGCCTCAACCGAGCCCAGGTCTGGAACACTCGCCCGGCCGAGGCCATCGAAGCGGAGCTCCGGGAATGA
- a CDS encoding NUDIX domain-containing protein, with product MPRHLHCPRCGHATKAQPLEGRLRDTCPACRGVWYDCAKPCATVVIEDADGRVLLVRRGIDPYRGLWNLPGGFLEAEEHPLAGACREALEETGFEIEPLEQLGIYIGHWDGRGDATVSHHSLNVAYRARIVGGAWRPNAESTEMAFYTAEDLPPASQIAYPNHHRTLMDWATSRRPTRERRG from the coding sequence ATGCCCCGACACCTGCACTGCCCCCGCTGCGGGCATGCCACCAAGGCGCAGCCCCTGGAAGGTCGCCTGCGCGACACCTGCCCCGCCTGCCGCGGCGTCTGGTACGACTGTGCCAAGCCGTGTGCGACCGTCGTGATCGAGGACGCCGATGGACGCGTGCTCCTGGTCCGTCGCGGGATCGACCCCTATCGAGGCCTCTGGAACCTTCCGGGGGGATTTCTGGAGGCGGAGGAGCATCCCCTGGCCGGGGCGTGCAGGGAGGCGCTGGAGGAAACCGGGTTCGAGATTGAACCGCTGGAACAACTCGGGATCTATATTGGACACTGGGACGGCCGCGGCGATGCCACCGTATCTCACCACTCCTTGAACGTGGCCTACCGCGCCCGCATCGTGGGAGGAGCCTGGCGCCCGAACGCCGAGTCGACCGAGATGGCCTTCTACACCGCCGAAGACCTCCCGCCGGCTTCACAGATCGCCTACCCCAACCACCATCGCACCCTGATGGATTGGGCCACCTCGCGGCGACCAACCCGCGAGCGCCGGGGCTGA
- a CDS encoding leucyl aminopeptidase yields MQLEFTNASLTEAVVDALVLSFPESEAPPADLPEVLRPWLEAAWADHTFRGAEGACEVLYPIPGVGARRLVLLGLGKDTLTPEAWRKVLAAAVGALHGKARSMAVGLPAQLPPAEAAEATAEAVALAAFETRLYQTAEDKDKKDEQKLATLWLGLAADGPEATAAHRGLDLARVVNRARTLSNMPGNKLTVSDLRDEALAVAQRAGLTARVLEFEDLQREGFGCLVGVGQGSAHRPCFVALEYHGAPVADAAPIVLVGKGITFDTGGICIKPRAGMEEMKTDMHGVATVLGVLEVAAARQLPLNLVGLLPIAENMPSGRALKPGDLLTAYNGLVVEVIDTDAEGRLILSDALAYGAKHYQARYTIDVATLTGSIIMALGYAASGLFSTDDALAEALRQAGEATGERLWRFPIWDAYEFMVKSDIADLANSHPEKGDAIAGAMFLKRFAGAAPWAHLDIAGPSYLSEGKDYRPKGSTGVGIRLLIHWLSQLTTA; encoded by the coding sequence ATGCAGCTTGAATTCACGAATGCCTCGCTGACCGAAGCGGTCGTTGACGCCCTGGTCCTGTCTTTCCCGGAGTCCGAGGCACCGCCCGCGGACCTGCCCGAAGTGCTTCGCCCCTGGCTGGAAGCCGCCTGGGCGGATCACACGTTCCGGGGGGCGGAAGGGGCGTGCGAGGTGCTGTATCCCATTCCAGGTGTGGGGGCCCGGAGGCTCGTGCTGCTGGGCCTCGGGAAGGACACTCTCACGCCGGAGGCCTGGCGCAAGGTGCTGGCGGCTGCGGTGGGTGCCCTTCACGGCAAGGCCCGTTCGATGGCCGTCGGCCTGCCTGCCCAGCTGCCGCCTGCTGAAGCGGCGGAAGCCACGGCTGAGGCGGTGGCGCTGGCGGCCTTCGAGACGCGCCTCTATCAGACGGCTGAGGACAAGGACAAGAAAGACGAGCAGAAGCTGGCCACGCTGTGGCTGGGCCTGGCGGCAGACGGACCAGAGGCGACGGCCGCCCATCGTGGCTTGGACCTGGCGCGGGTGGTCAATCGGGCGCGCACCCTCTCGAACATGCCCGGCAACAAGTTGACGGTGTCCGATCTGCGCGACGAGGCGCTGGCGGTGGCCCAGCGGGCGGGCCTGACGGCCCGGGTGCTGGAGTTTGAAGACCTCCAGCGAGAGGGATTTGGCTGCCTGGTGGGAGTCGGGCAGGGCAGCGCCCATCGCCCCTGCTTCGTGGCGCTGGAGTATCACGGGGCGCCGGTCGCCGACGCCGCTCCCATTGTGCTGGTTGGCAAGGGGATCACCTTCGATACGGGCGGTATCTGTATCAAACCCCGGGCTGGCATGGAAGAGATGAAGACCGACATGCACGGCGTGGCGACCGTGCTCGGCGTGCTGGAGGTGGCGGCGGCCCGGCAGTTGCCTCTCAACCTGGTGGGGTTGCTGCCGATCGCGGAGAACATGCCGAGCGGGCGGGCGCTCAAGCCCGGGGATCTATTGACCGCCTACAATGGTCTCGTGGTCGAGGTGATCGACACGGATGCCGAGGGTCGGCTGATTCTCTCCGATGCGCTGGCCTACGGGGCCAAGCATTATCAGGCGCGCTACACGATCGATGTGGCGACACTGACAGGGTCGATCATCATGGCGCTGGGATACGCGGCTTCGGGCCTGTTCTCGACCGACGACGCCCTGGCCGAGGCCCTGAGGCAGGCGGGAGAGGCCACGGGTGAGCGTCTCTGGCGCTTCCCGATCTGGGACGCTTACGAGTTCATGGTGAAGAGCGACATCGCGGACCTGGCCAACTCGCACCCTGAGAAGGGGGACGCGATCGCTGGGGCCATGTTCCTGAAGCGTTTTGCCGGGGCAGCGCCGTGGGCGCATCTCGACATCGCGGGTCCTTCCTATCTGTCCGAGGGCAAGGACTACCGTCCCAAAGGCTCGACCGGGGTCGGGATCCGCTTGCTGATTCATTGGCTGAGCCAGCTCACGACGGCCTGA
- a CDS encoding ATP-dependent Clp protease ATP-binding subunit — protein sequence MFERFTEKAIKVIMLAQEEARRLGHNFVGTEQILLGLIGEGTGVAAKTLKSLGVSLKDARIEVEKIIGRGSGFVAVEIPFTPRAKRVLELAWDEARQLGHNYIGTEHLLLGLIREGEGVAVRVLENLGVDLSRVRSNVIRMLGENATTTTSGQHRSKTPTLDEFGSNLTQMAEEHRLDPVVGREKEIERVIQILGRRTKNNPVLIGEPGVGKTAIAEGLALKITAGEVPDILADKRVVTLDIGSLVAGTKYRGEFEERLKKIMEEIRNAGNIILVIDELHTLIGAGAAEGAVDAANILKPALARGELQCIGATTLDEYRKHIERDAALERRFQPVNVNEPSVDETIEILKGLRERYETHHRLQITDEALVAAAKLADRYISDRFLPDKAIDLMDEAASRVRLRSSSLPPAAKELEKELRGYTKEKEAAIRAQDFEKASQLRDQEQGVRDRIREIAAEWRSERGQTATPMVDEEEIAHIVASWTGIPVKKMTQGETEALVHMEVDLHKRVIGQDDAIHSISRAIRRARVGLKNPKRPIGSFIFSGPTGVGKTELAKALAGIFFGSEESLIRVDMSEYMEKHAVSKMIGSPPGYVGYNEGGQLTEAVRRKPYSVVLFDEIEKAHPDAFNIMLQILEDGRLTDAKGRVVDFKNTIVILTSNIGARAIEKGQSLGFQTGGEDNRYRKMKDVVMEELKNNFRPEFINRIDEIIVFHPLSKEEISQIVDVMLAEVRNRLKEQEYDLELTREVHELLANEGYNPSYGARPLRRAIQRLIEDPLAEEILAGSLKKGLIQARREGEKVVFGQQSEPEATKEEAQAGV from the coding sequence ATGTTCGAACGGTTCACCGAAAAGGCCATCAAGGTCATCATGCTGGCGCAGGAAGAGGCGCGGCGACTTGGCCACAACTTCGTGGGCACCGAACAGATCCTGCTTGGACTGATCGGGGAGGGCACCGGTGTCGCTGCCAAAACCCTGAAAAGCCTGGGGGTCAGTTTGAAAGACGCCCGCATTGAAGTGGAAAAGATCATCGGCCGCGGATCTGGCTTCGTGGCGGTCGAGATCCCCTTTACGCCCCGTGCCAAGCGGGTTCTAGAGCTGGCGTGGGATGAAGCGCGCCAGCTGGGTCACAACTACATTGGCACGGAACACCTGCTGCTCGGCCTGATTCGCGAAGGCGAGGGGGTGGCGGTGCGGGTGCTCGAGAACTTGGGGGTCGACCTGTCGCGCGTGCGGTCCAACGTGATTCGCATGCTGGGCGAAAACGCCACGACCACCACCAGCGGGCAGCATCGCAGCAAGACGCCCACCTTGGACGAGTTCGGGTCCAACCTGACGCAAATGGCCGAGGAACACCGACTGGACCCCGTGGTAGGGCGCGAGAAGGAAATCGAGCGCGTGATCCAGATTCTGGGACGCCGCACCAAGAACAACCCTGTCCTGATTGGGGAACCAGGGGTCGGTAAGACCGCCATCGCCGAGGGTCTCGCCCTGAAAATCACGGCCGGCGAAGTGCCCGACATTCTGGCCGACAAGCGGGTGGTCACGCTCGATATCGGCTCCCTGGTGGCGGGCACCAAATACCGCGGCGAGTTTGAAGAACGCCTCAAAAAGATCATGGAAGAGATTCGCAACGCCGGAAACATCATCCTGGTGATCGACGAGCTGCATACCCTGATTGGCGCCGGCGCTGCCGAGGGGGCCGTTGACGCGGCCAACATCCTGAAACCGGCCCTGGCGCGCGGCGAGTTGCAGTGCATTGGCGCGACGACACTGGACGAGTACCGCAAGCACATCGAACGGGATGCCGCGCTGGAGCGTCGCTTTCAGCCGGTCAACGTGAACGAGCCTTCCGTTGATGAGACCATCGAGATTCTCAAAGGCCTGCGGGAACGCTACGAAACGCACCACCGCCTCCAGATCACCGACGAGGCGCTGGTGGCGGCCGCCAAGCTGGCCGACCGGTACATCTCGGACCGCTTCTTGCCGGACAAGGCCATCGACCTGATGGACGAAGCGGCCAGCCGCGTGCGCCTGCGCTCGAGTTCGCTTCCTCCCGCGGCCAAGGAACTCGAAAAGGAGCTGCGCGGCTACACCAAGGAAAAAGAGGCGGCCATTCGCGCCCAGGACTTCGAGAAAGCCTCGCAACTGCGGGATCAGGAGCAGGGCGTGCGAGACCGCATCCGAGAGATTGCGGCCGAGTGGCGCTCCGAGCGAGGCCAAACGGCCACCCCGATGGTGGACGAGGAAGAGATCGCCCACATCGTGGCATCCTGGACGGGCATCCCGGTCAAGAAGATGACCCAGGGCGAGACGGAAGCGTTGGTTCATATGGAAGTTGACCTGCACAAGCGGGTCATCGGCCAGGACGACGCGATTCACTCCATCTCGCGGGCCATCCGACGGGCTCGGGTCGGGCTGAAAAATCCGAAGCGTCCCATTGGCAGCTTCATCTTCAGTGGCCCCACCGGTGTGGGCAAAACCGAACTGGCCAAGGCGCTGGCCGGGATCTTCTTCGGCTCGGAAGAATCGCTGATTCGCGTCGACATGTCCGAGTACATGGAGAAGCACGCTGTCTCCAAGATGATCGGCTCCCCACCTGGCTACGTCGGTTACAACGAAGGTGGTCAACTCACCGAAGCGGTCAGGCGGAAACCTTACAGCGTGGTTCTGTTCGACGAAATCGAAAAGGCCCACCCGGATGCCTTCAACATCATGCTCCAGATTCTGGAAGACGGTCGCCTGACGGATGCCAAGGGTCGGGTGGTGGACTTCAAGAACACCATCGTGATTCTGACCTCCAACATCGGCGCACGCGCCATCGAAAAGGGCCAGAGCCTGGGCTTCCAGACGGGGGGCGAAGACAATCGTTACCGGAAGATGAAAGACGTCGTGATGGAAGAGTTGAAAAACAACTTCCGGCCCGAGTTCATCAACCGCATCGACGAAATCATCGTCTTCCATCCGCTTTCCAAGGAAGAGATCAGTCAGATCGTGGATGTCATGCTCGCTGAGGTGCGCAACCGTCTCAAGGAGCAGGAATACGACCTCGAACTGACCCGCGAGGTTCACGAATTGCTCGCCAACGAGGGCTACAACCCCTCTTACGGGGCGCGTCCTCTGCGTAGGGCCATCCAACGTCTGATCGAGGACCCGCTGGCGGAAGAAATTCTGGCCGGTAGCCTGAAGAAAGGCTTGATTCAAGCCCGTCGAGAGGGTGAAAAGGTGGTCTTCGGGCAGCAGTCCGAACCGGAAGCGACCAAGGAGGAAGCCCAGGCCGGCGTCTGA
- a CDS encoding helix-turn-helix transcriptional regulator, translating into MPEMHPNDRPLYIISVAADLVNMHPQTLRLYERRGLVAPKRQGKNRLYSQSDIERLQYIQQLTQELGINLAGVEKIIRLQNELESLKHFKERELQLIEARLNELAVMKTAREKDIRVIKEKIKESATDDDAR; encoded by the coding sequence ATGCCCGAGATGCATCCCAACGACCGCCCGCTCTACATCATCAGCGTTGCGGCCGACCTGGTGAACATGCACCCCCAGACGCTGCGCCTGTATGAACGGCGAGGCCTGGTTGCCCCCAAGCGACAGGGCAAGAACCGCCTGTATTCTCAGAGCGACATCGAGCGCCTGCAGTATATCCAGCAGCTCACCCAGGAGTTGGGGATCAACCTGGCCGGCGTGGAGAAAATCATCCGCCTGCAAAACGAGCTGGAAAGCTTGAAGCACTTCAAAGAACGGGAATTGCAGCTGATCGAAGCGCGCTTGAACGAGCTGGCCGTCATGAAGACGGCCCGGGAAAAAGACATTCGGGTCATCAAGGAAAAAATCAAGGAATCGGCAACCGACGACGATGCGCGCTGA
- a CDS encoding citrate synthase, protein MSANVVINKGLEDVVVSTSSICSIIDDMLTYRGYSIDELTEQAECFEEIVWLLWHGELPSQAQLDGLKASIAAGAALPQPVMDLLRGFPKDANPMDVLRTAVSALGLYDPQADDNGPEANLAKATRLQGQIPTIVAAFERLRRGEAPIAPKQGVTLAHNFLYMMTGQDPDAVSVKAMERALILHADHEFNASTFCARQTASTLSDMHSCVTSAIGTLKGPLHGGANTAVMKMLAEIGTAENAEAWIMDALEKKKKIMGFGHRVYENGDPRAKHLRRMSEELGRIKGDMKWYEMSIKVDEVVKREKGLLTNVDFYSASTYHYMGIPGDQFTPIFAVSRLSGWAAHVMEQLANNRLIRPRAEYIGPGARHYAPVAAR, encoded by the coding sequence ATGAGCGCAAACGTTGTGATCAACAAGGGCCTTGAAGACGTGGTCGTGAGCACTTCGTCGATCTGCTCGATCATCGATGACATGCTGACCTACCGGGGTTACAGCATCGACGAACTGACCGAGCAAGCGGAATGCTTCGAGGAGATCGTCTGGTTGCTGTGGCACGGCGAATTGCCGTCGCAGGCGCAACTCGACGGTTTGAAGGCGTCTATCGCGGCCGGGGCTGCCTTGCCGCAACCCGTGATGGATTTGCTGCGTGGGTTCCCCAAGGATGCCAATCCGATGGACGTGCTCCGCACGGCCGTGTCGGCCCTGGGGCTGTACGACCCTCAAGCCGATGACAACGGCCCCGAGGCCAACCTGGCCAAGGCCACCCGCTTGCAGGGGCAGATTCCAACGATTGTGGCTGCTTTCGAGCGCTTGCGTCGCGGCGAGGCTCCGATTGCCCCCAAGCAGGGTGTCACGCTCGCGCACAATTTCCTCTACATGATGACTGGCCAGGACCCGGACGCGGTTTCGGTCAAGGCGATGGAGCGGGCCCTGATCCTGCACGCCGACCACGAATTCAATGCGTCGACCTTCTGCGCGCGGCAAACGGCCTCGACCTTGTCCGACATGCACTCCTGCGTCACTTCGGCCATCGGCACCCTGAAGGGGCCGCTTCATGGCGGTGCCAACACGGCCGTCATGAAGATGCTGGCTGAAATCGGCACGGCCGAGAATGCCGAAGCCTGGATCATGGACGCGCTGGAGAAGAAGAAGAAGATCATGGGATTCGGGCATCGCGTCTACGAGAATGGCGATCCCCGCGCCAAGCACCTGCGTCGCATGTCCGAGGAACTGGGCCGCATCAAGGGCGACATGAAGTGGTACGAGATGTCGATCAAGGTGGACGAGGTCGTCAAGCGCGAGAAGGGCTTGTTGACCAACGTCGACTTTTACTCGGCCTCGACCTACCACTACATGGGGATCCCGGGCGACCAGTTCACCCCCATCTTTGCCGTCAGCCGCTTGTCCGGTTGGGCGGCTCACGTGATGGAGCAGCTGGCCAATAACCGCCTGATTCGCCCGCGGGCTGAATACATCGGCCCTGGTGCGCGCCATTACGCGCCGGTTGCTGCCCGCTGA